Proteins encoded together in one Lathyrus oleraceus cultivar Zhongwan6 chromosome 5, CAAS_Psat_ZW6_1.0, whole genome shotgun sequence window:
- the LOC127085002 gene encoding probable methyltransferase At1g29790: protein MGSVSLKIGDGTARFKTSTMCSSALNILMILSVITTNLFALYAFTSSPNLIQTEEQLHRQPHRSFSLISEQVSLILREIDKSQKKLAQIEKQLLGYESFDLSKPNIAKELKLFLTSHKLPLGRDSKTGLTEMVSSVGHSCEKSSDLLSRYMNYNVFGNCQDDSSLAQKLILKGCEPLPRRRCFAKSVSSKVKFLHPFPVSLWKPVSNKTVNWNGYSCKSFDCLNGRKLNRDCFHCFDLVNGYENQRFVKSRSKNDFLVDEVLQLGKDGIRIGFDIGIGSGSGSFAAVMAERNVTVITSTLNVDAPFNEFIAARGLFPLYLSLDHRFPFYDNVFDLIRASSNIAEDVGEKQEKFEFLMFDIDRILRAGGLFWLDNLYCGNEEKKVGLTRLIERFGYRKLKWVVGEKIESGKSHVFLSAVLQKPVRV, encoded by the coding sequence ATGGGTTCTGTTTCGTTAAAAATCGGCGATGGAACAGCGAGATTCAAAACCTCAACAATGTGTTCCTCAGCTCTTAACATTCTCATGATCCTGTCTGTCATCACCACCAATCTTTTCGCTCTTTACGCTTTCACTTCTTCACCAAACCTCATCCAAACCGAAGAACAACTTCACCGACAACCACACAGAAGCTTCTCCCTCATCTCAGAGCAAGTTTCGTTAATTCTCAGAGAAATCGATAAATCTCAAAAGAAGCTTGCCCAGATAGAAAAACAGCTTCTCGGCTACGAAAGTTTCGATCTTTCAAAACCCAACATTGCAAAAGAGCTCAAACTGTTTCTCACCTCTCATAAACTTCCTCTGGGTCGAGATTCGAAAACCGGACTCACTGAAATGGTTTCATCGGTTGGTCATTCATGCGAGAAATCTTCTGATTTGTTGTCTCGTTACATGAATTACAATGTGTTTGGTAATTGTCAAGACGATTCGAGTTTAGCGCAGAAACTGATTCTAAAAGGGTGTGAGCCTTTACCTAGAAGAAGGTGTTTCGCGAAATCTGTTTCTTCTAAGGTAAAATTTCTTCATCCTTTTCCGGTTTCACTATGGAAGCCTGTTAGTAACAAAACTGTGAATTGGAATGGTTATAGTTGCAAGAGTTTCGACTGTTTAAATGGTAGGAAATTGAATAGAGATTGCTTTCATTGCTTTGATTTGGTTAATGGATATGAAAATCAAAGATTTGTTAAGTCTCGGAGTAAGAATGATTTTCTTGTTGACGAAGTTTTGCAATTAGGAAAAGATGGAATTAGAATAGGTTTTGATATCGGAATTGGTTCTGGTTCGGGATCTTTTGCGGCTGTTATGGCTGAAAGGAATGTTACTGTGATTACTAGTACTCTTAATGTTGATGCTCCTTTCAACGAGTTTATCGCGGCGAGAGGACTTTTCCCGCTTTACTTGAGTTTGGATCATAGGTTTCCGTTTTACGACAATGTGTTTGATTTGATTCGTGCTTCGAGCAACATTGCTGAAGATGTTGGCGAGAAACAAGAGAAGTTTGAGTTTTTGATGTTTGATATCGACCGAATTTTGCGGGCGGGTGGTTTGTTTTGGCTTGATAATTTGTATTGTGGTAATGAAGAGAAGAAAGTTGGATTGACTAGGTTGATTGAGAGGTTTGGATATAGAAAATTGAAATGGGTTGTGGGAGAGAAGATTGAGAGTGGTAAGTCTCATGTTTTTTTATCTGCTGTTCTTCAGAAGCCTGTTAGAGTGTAA